TCTTCGCGGGACAGGTTCCACTTCTCGGCGATCAGCTCCGAGCCGCGAAACTGAGAGATCTCCTGATCGCCGTAGCGGTGCAGCCACTGCTTGGATTCGTTTGTGGGCGAAGTGAATCCGAATTGTTCGCCGACGATCATCGCCGACGAGATCGGGATCTGGCTCATGTTCTGCATGCCGCCAGCCACGATCAGGTCGGCGGTCCCGGACATGATCGCTTGTGCGCCAAAGGAAATCGCCTGTTGACTGGAGCCGCATTGGCGGTCCACGGTGACGCCGGGCACCTCTTCGGGATAGCCCGCGGCCAGCCAGGACAGCCGGGCGATGTTGCCGGCCTGACCGCCGATGGCGTCGACGCAGCCGGCGATCACGTCGTCGACCGCGCCCGGGTCGACGTCGTTGCGGTCGAACAGTCCACGCCATCCCAGCGCGCCCAGGTCCACGGGGTGGACTCCGGCCAGCGCGCCACCGCGCTTGCCAACCGCGGTACGCACAGCGTCGATGACGTACGCTTCCGGCATTTTCAGACTCCTTCTTTCTGGATTCCGCCCAGGACTATGGCGAGGTATTTCTGGCCCACCTGTTGGGCGGTGAGCGGTCCGCCGGGTTGATACCAGCGCACCGACACCCAGGTGGTGTCACGGATGAAGCGGTAGACCAGATCGACATCGAGGTCGGTGCGAAAATAACCGCCCTCGATGCCCTGGTGCAGCACGTCCAACCACATCTGGCGCTGCTGTTTGTTGCGTTCCTCGAGGTAGGAGAACCGCGGTTGCGAGGACAGTCGCTGGGCTTCGTCCTGGTAGATGACGACTTGTGCATGCCGATGCTCGATAGCCTCGAACGACGCCATGAACAGGCCCTTGAGCCGTTCCAGCGGGTTGGGTTCGCTGTCGACGATCTCGCGGTACCTGGTGAATAGCCAGTCCAGGAAGCCGCGCAGCAGTTCGTCGACCATCTCCTCCTTGGAGGCGAAATGGTGGTAG
The nucleotide sequence above comes from Mycobacterium kiyosense. Encoded proteins:
- a CDS encoding TetR family transcriptional regulator — protein: MERVAGQANSRRDELLELAAVMFAERGLRATTVRDIADGAGILSGSLYHHFASKEEMVDELLRGFLDWLFTRYREIVDSEPNPLERLKGLFMASFEAIEHRHAQVVIYQDEAQRLSSQPRFSYLEERNKQQRQMWLDVLHQGIEGGYFRTDLDVDLVYRFIRDTTWVSVRWYQPGGPLTAQQVGQKYLAIVLGGIQKEGV